TACCTCGGCAATCCCGTGCCCCATTAACCCTGCACCCAGAACAGCAACCTTCTTTATCCTCTCTCCTGCATCCATACTAACCACCCTGATACTATTTCGCAGGGAAAAGCTATTAAGTTTTTCCATTTTATTCGTTATTGTTGAAGCTTAGTTGTAAAAAACTTCTAAAATTTTGCAATGAAGTTCTTTACGTTTTCCTCAACTTTGGAATAGTCATACGTGCAGGTTACAACATTTCCTACAGGCGTGCCCCTGAGCTTTAACGGGTTGAATGGACTTCTACCTCCATAAACTACAAGTGTATCGCATTTGAAGGTCTCTCCTTCAATCTCAACACCCTCTACCCTTTCCCTGCCAATAACGTTTATGCTATCCCCCAAACTGCTCAACTCAACCTCGTATCCCATTCTGTAAAACTGGGATTCGGCAAGCTCCACAATTTTGTCCTCTTTTGCGGCAATCAAAATCTTGTTCCCGATTTTGTTATCTCTGGATACCAGCCTTAGGGCTGTTTCGAGAGTGTATATGCCCGCAACTCTTTTCCCAAGTACGTTGAGCTTTGCAGGAGCAATATCAGTTGCTCCCGTGCAGAGGAGTACTCTCTTTGCCTCAAACCTCTTCAGTCCATTTCCAGAGTTGACGATAACGGGCTTTGATTTTATGACAGTACCGACATCTACGGGGATATCCCTCCTCAGTTCTCTTATCTCCTCAATGTATTTCTCGTATTTCGAGCTGAAGTCGCTCAGTCTGGAGAATACGCTAATCTCACCTCCTGCTTCCCTCATGTCAAATATCAGTGTTTTGAAACCTCTGTCCATGAGGAGTTCCGCACATTTCAAACCTGCATACCCTGCACCTACGACGACGTAGTCAACTGCTACCATATCACTTCACTTCCAGCACTATCTTTTACAACTTTATTACACACTCTCTGCATTAAAACTATTATGTCCGCATGACACTTATTGCAACTCATGCCCGCTCTTGTTATGTGCCTTACAGCATCAAAACTGGAAAACTCCTTTGCCACATTGAGAATCTCAGCCTTGCTGACAAGCTCACAAAGACAAATTACATCGCCATAATCCGGATTAGTCCTGACAATTTCCTCAATCGTGCTCAGATTCAGGTCCTTGAGCCTGATAAATTTTGGTTTCACCAATCTTTTCTTTTTCTTCATCTCGATACCGCTTGTAACAAGCATTTTTACGATTTTCTTGGCTATGGCTGGGGCTGCGGTCAGGCCGGGACTCTGAATTCCCGCTACGTTTATGAAGTTCCTGATCGGCTGGTTGATCACAAAGTCCTTCCCCGCAATTGATCTCACGCCGGCATAGTAGGCGATAACGTCTTCGGGCATCTTCCTGAAAAGTTTTCCAAACTTCCTTTTAAGCCCATCCACCTCCTCTTTTCTCACGGCTGTATCCTCTTTGTCGGAGGTATCGATCAAATTCGGTCCCCATACCGGCTTTCCGTCTATGCTGACCAGAGCTCCTCCACCCTTCGTCCTTCTGTCAGGTTTGAGGGGTATTTCCGCTATCAGGTGGTGCGCAAACCCTTTGTCGTTAAAAACTATGTGGGAACCCTTTCCAGGGGTGATTGTCATATCATAACCAGCCATTCTCGAGATTTCGTCAGCATGCAGTCCGGCACAGTTTATAACGAATTTTGCTTCCTCTAAATCATCATGTTCTGTTTTTAAAATAAAGCTCTTTGTCCTTCTTTTTATTCCTTTTATCCCGCAGTTAAATCTGAACTCCACTCCGTTAGCCTTCGCAAACCGGTATGCAGCGTATGTCATTTCGACAGGATTAACAACTCCTGCAGAGGGAAAGAACAGACCGCCTCTTATCCCGTCAGTCAAATTTGGCTCCATCTGGAGTATCTCATCCCTGTCAAGCTGCCTGACCTCAACGTATCTTGAGAAATAAGCTCTGAGCAGTGGTAAAATCAATTTTGTAATCGGGTTTGTTGCAACGAGGATCAGACCAACCCTTTTAAAGGAGAAACCGAGTTCCTCAGCCTCCCTGTCCATCATTGCGTTACCTTCCAGGCACAGCTTGCCTTTGAGCGAGTTAAATGGAAGTTGAAAAGCATGTATAATCCCTGAGCATCCCTTGGTCTGTCCGAGACCCGGAGCAGCCTTTCTCTCGAATACCACGACTCTTAGGTTGTACTTTGATAGTTCTTTGGCTATAAAGCAACCCGTAACACCTGCCCCTACTATTGCCACGTCGTACACAGATTTAATGCGCTTCGGGAAGATAAAAAATTATGGATACTCGACCGACCTCTTTTTAAAATACTCGTAAATGTCGAATCCCCATTCTATGGCGCTC
The DNA window shown above is from Archaeoglobus neptunius and carries:
- a CDS encoding NAD(P)/FAD-dependent oxidoreductase, whose translation is MYDVAIVGAGVTGCFIAKELSKYNLRVVVFERKAAPGLGQTKGCSGIIHAFQLPFNSLKGKLCLEGNAMMDREAEELGFSFKRVGLILVATNPITKLILPLLRAYFSRYVEVRQLDRDEILQMEPNLTDGIRGGLFFPSAGVVNPVEMTYAAYRFAKANGVEFRFNCGIKGIKRRTKSFILKTEHDDLEEAKFVINCAGLHADEISRMAGYDMTITPGKGSHIVFNDKGFAHHLIAEIPLKPDRRTKGGGALVSIDGKPVWGPNLIDTSDKEDTAVRKEEVDGLKRKFGKLFRKMPEDVIAYYAGVRSIAGKDFVINQPIRNFINVAGIQSPGLTAAPAIAKKIVKMLVTSGIEMKKKKRLVKPKFIRLKDLNLSTIEEIVRTNPDYGDVICLCELVSKAEILNVAKEFSSFDAVRHITRAGMSCNKCHADIIVLMQRVCNKVVKDSAGSEVIW
- a CDS encoding FAD-dependent oxidoreductase; translated protein: MVAVDYVVVGAGYAGLKCAELLMDRGFKTLIFDMREAGGEISVFSRLSDFSSKYEKYIEEIRELRRDIPVDVGTVIKSKPVIVNSGNGLKRFEAKRVLLCTGATDIAPAKLNVLGKRVAGIYTLETALRLVSRDNKIGNKILIAAKEDKIVELAESQFYRMGYEVELSSLGDSINVIGRERVEGVEIEGETFKCDTLVVYGGRSPFNPLKLRGTPVGNVVTCTYDYSKVEENVKNFIAKF